A genomic window from Solanum stenotomum isolate F172 chromosome 10, ASM1918654v1, whole genome shotgun sequence includes:
- the LOC125878427 gene encoding uncharacterized protein LOC125878427, whose amino-acid sequence MASFRTITSFLVRGIFRPSIHFPNVVRFIHISPAAFPATNLVVSHRILSRSLSFSPVRCAASSNGGADDGKKSPARLAQVQQLLHEAKERAQAAGNDPIPKITLDHVTVNFARSGGPGGQNVNKVNTKVDMRFNVEKAYWLSDRVREKILQMEKNRINKDGELVISSTKTRTQKGNIEDALSKLQDIIDAASYVPPPPSEEQVKRITKLAAIGERKRLDNKKAQSQKKAMRRSRDSYD is encoded by the exons ATGGCATCATTCAGAACCATCACAAGCTTTCTCGTCCGGGGAATTTTCCGTCCGTCAATACACTTCCCAAATGTTGTTCGCTTCATCCACATCTCGCCGGCAGCGTTCCCGGCGACGAACCTTGTTGTGAGTCATCGAATTTTATCACGGAGTCTCTCTTTTAGTCCGGTTAGGTGTGCGGCGTCGTCCAACGGTGGTGCTGATGATGGAAAGAAGTCTCCGGCGCGGCTTGCTCAGGTTCAACAGCTGTTACATGAAGCTAAGGAGCGAGCTCAAGCTGCGGGCAACGATCCTATTCCTAAGATTACTCTTG ATCACGTGACTGTCAACTTTGCAAGAAGTGGAGGTCCTGGAGGTCAAAATGTCAATAAAG TAAATACCAAGGTGGATATGCGGTTCAATGTTGAAAAAGCTTATTGGTTAAGTGACAGAGTCAGAGAGAAGATTTTGCAAATG GAAAAGAATAGGATAAATAAGGATGGAGAGCTTGTGATCTCTTCAACAAAGACGAGAACTCAGAA GGGTAACATCGAAGATGCTTTGAGTAAATTACAG GATATAATTGATGCTGCTTCTTATGTACCACCACCTCCATCTGAAGAGCAAGTGAAAAGAATAACGAAATT GGCTGCTATTGGGGAGCGCAAACGACTTGACAATAAGAAGGCCCAGTCACAAAAGAAGGCTATGCGAAGAAGCAGAGATAGTTATGACTAA
- the LOC125878419 gene encoding IRK-interacting protein isoform X1 produces the protein MANSSSSSSKSSISPRHPPLFTPIEEGNEEEEYSQGRSSFRAETTPSEAEYRHHPTPLHSKTENKGKVCYKKRQENDDKGVLCNKCRPSNREKITVVPLDNKGNSVNSPHGGIFKSVLSNLVKKSPRLSLSLSSSEVESSVVGGVSTREEQWKIALAEVSHKLIQATRKRDEAVLEASRLKFSMVELEKKLNKLEIYCHNLKSGLEVCSNNVMTNNSSLSLVQRVKFGEEDKVIEHFLVMVSEARSSVRILSRSMTLQLRQIGSKVYDRIALLLQPYEIKISISRNPRGLLVYLEALLNKAFYDDFESIGYQKSSCNQILNPIDRCESNFSLYNRLKDLTWEEVLSKGTRFYSEEFSKFCDRKMSEIVAMLGWNRAWPEPLLQAFFGASKAVWLVHLLANSLHPTLPIFRVDKEIKFDSIYMEDMGADKAKKLVPNMVRIMVTPGFYVYDNVVKCKVLCRYNNNIGINNNEGLITPSPT, from the exons ATGGCTaattcttcttcctcctcctcaaAATCCTCCATTTCTCCTCGTCATCCTCCTCTTTTCACTCCT ATTGAAGAAgggaatgaagaagaagagtattCACAAGGGAGAAGCAGTTTTAGAGCAGAAACAACTCCAAGTGAAGCTGAATACAGACACCATCCTACACCTTTACACTCTAAAACAGAGAATAAAGGCAAAGTGTGTTACAAAAAGAGGCAAGAAAATGATGATAAAGGAGTTTTGTGTAACAAGTGCAGGCCAAGCAATAGGGAGAAAATCACTGTGGTTCCATTAGACAACAAGGGTAATTCTGTAAATAGTCCACATGGTGGTATATTCAAATCTGTTCTGTCTAATCTTGTTAAAAAAAGTCCAagattatcattatcattatcatcatcagAAGTTGAGTCTTCTGTTGTTGGTGGAGTGTCAACAAGAGAGGAACAATGGAAAATTGCATTAGCTGAGGTTTCACATAAGCTTATTCAAGCTACTAGGAAAAGAGATGAGGCTGTTTTAGAAGCATCAAGATTGAAGTTTTCTATGGTTGAGCTTGAGAAAAAGCTAAACAAACTTGAAATTTACTGTCATAATTTGAAGTCTGGTCTTGAAGTTTGTAGTAACAATGTTATGACTAACAATTCCTCTTTAAGTTTGGTTCAAAGAGTGAAATTTGGTGAAGAAGACAAAGTGATTGAGCATTTCTTGGTTATGGTCTCTGAGGCAAGATCATCTGTTAGGATTTTAAGTCGATCAATGACTCTTCAGCTTAGACAGATTGGTAGCAAAGTTTATGATCGAATTGCGTTATTACTCCAACCATATGAAATCAAGATTTCAATATCAAGAAACCCCAGAGGCTTGCTTGTGTATCTTGAAGCCTTGTTAAACAAAGCtttttatgatgattttgaATCTATTGGATATCAAAAGAGTTCTTGTAACCAAATCTTGAACCCCATTGATCGTTGTGAATCGAATTTCAGTTTGTACAATCGATTAAAGGACTTAACATGGGAGGAAGTTTTAAGCAAAGGGACAAGATTTTATAGTGAAGAATTCAGCAAGTTTTGTGATAGGAAAATGAGTGAAATTGTTGCTATGTTAGGATGGAACCGTGCTTGGCCTGAACCACTTTTGCAAGCCTTTTTTGGTGCATCAAAAGCAGTATGGTTAGTACACTTACTGGCTAACTCATTGCACCCAACTTTGCCTATTTTCAGAGTGGATAAAGAGATTAAATTTGACTCAATTTACATGGAGGATATGGGTGCAGACAAGGCTAAGAAGTTGGTCCCTAACATGGTTAGGATCATGGTTACACCAGGGTTCTATGTCTATGACAATGTGGTCAAGTGCAAGGTGCTTTGCAGGTACAATAATAATATTGGCATTAACAACAATGAGGGTTTAATAACCCCATCACCTACATAA
- the LOC125878419 gene encoding IRK-interacting protein isoform X2, with protein sequence MANSSSPFTPIEEGNEEEEYSQGRSSFRAETTPSEAEYRHHPTPLHSKTENKGKVCYKKRQENDDKGVLCNKCRPSNREKITVVPLDNKGNSVNSPHGGIFKSVLSNLVKKSPRLSLSLSSSEVESSVVGGVSTREEQWKIALAEVSHKLIQATRKRDEAVLEASRLKFSMVELEKKLNKLEIYCHNLKSGLEVCSNNVMTNNSSLSLVQRVKFGEEDKVIEHFLVMVSEARSSVRILSRSMTLQLRQIGSKVYDRIALLLQPYEIKISISRNPRGLLVYLEALLNKAFYDDFESIGYQKSSCNQILNPIDRCESNFSLYNRLKDLTWEEVLSKGTRFYSEEFSKFCDRKMSEIVAMLGWNRAWPEPLLQAFFGASKAVWLVHLLANSLHPTLPIFRVDKEIKFDSIYMEDMGADKAKKLVPNMVRIMVTPGFYVYDNVVKCKVLCRYNNNIGINNNEGLITPSPT encoded by the exons ATGGctaattcatcttctcctttTACTCCT ATTGAAGAAgggaatgaagaagaagagtattCACAAGGGAGAAGCAGTTTTAGAGCAGAAACAACTCCAAGTGAAGCTGAATACAGACACCATCCTACACCTTTACACTCTAAAACAGAGAATAAAGGCAAAGTGTGTTACAAAAAGAGGCAAGAAAATGATGATAAAGGAGTTTTGTGTAACAAGTGCAGGCCAAGCAATAGGGAGAAAATCACTGTGGTTCCATTAGACAACAAGGGTAATTCTGTAAATAGTCCACATGGTGGTATATTCAAATCTGTTCTGTCTAATCTTGTTAAAAAAAGTCCAagattatcattatcattatcatcatcagAAGTTGAGTCTTCTGTTGTTGGTGGAGTGTCAACAAGAGAGGAACAATGGAAAATTGCATTAGCTGAGGTTTCACATAAGCTTATTCAAGCTACTAGGAAAAGAGATGAGGCTGTTTTAGAAGCATCAAGATTGAAGTTTTCTATGGTTGAGCTTGAGAAAAAGCTAAACAAACTTGAAATTTACTGTCATAATTTGAAGTCTGGTCTTGAAGTTTGTAGTAACAATGTTATGACTAACAATTCCTCTTTAAGTTTGGTTCAAAGAGTGAAATTTGGTGAAGAAGACAAAGTGATTGAGCATTTCTTGGTTATGGTCTCTGAGGCAAGATCATCTGTTAGGATTTTAAGTCGATCAATGACTCTTCAGCTTAGACAGATTGGTAGCAAAGTTTATGATCGAATTGCGTTATTACTCCAACCATATGAAATCAAGATTTCAATATCAAGAAACCCCAGAGGCTTGCTTGTGTATCTTGAAGCCTTGTTAAACAAAGCtttttatgatgattttgaATCTATTGGATATCAAAAGAGTTCTTGTAACCAAATCTTGAACCCCATTGATCGTTGTGAATCGAATTTCAGTTTGTACAATCGATTAAAGGACTTAACATGGGAGGAAGTTTTAAGCAAAGGGACAAGATTTTATAGTGAAGAATTCAGCAAGTTTTGTGATAGGAAAATGAGTGAAATTGTTGCTATGTTAGGATGGAACCGTGCTTGGCCTGAACCACTTTTGCAAGCCTTTTTTGGTGCATCAAAAGCAGTATGGTTAGTACACTTACTGGCTAACTCATTGCACCCAACTTTGCCTATTTTCAGAGTGGATAAAGAGATTAAATTTGACTCAATTTACATGGAGGATATGGGTGCAGACAAGGCTAAGAAGTTGGTCCCTAACATGGTTAGGATCATGGTTACACCAGGGTTCTATGTCTATGACAATGTGGTCAAGTGCAAGGTGCTTTGCAGGTACAATAATAATATTGGCATTAACAACAATGAGGGTTTAATAACCCCATCACCTACATAA
- the LOC125878422 gene encoding uncharacterized protein LOC125878422 isoform X2 has translation MQGGRDPFSNFGNPFGSFGGFGGFGGQRSLLPGFFGGRDPFDDPFFTNPFGGMFGSSPFGPRGGPFMDSHVTGFLEQQPSVPFQQFSVPFQQPSVPFQQPSVPFQQPRSRGPVIEELDSDDEKEENDILKEKKQNTRKHARSRTEPFIEYPDDEAGERRSKQMVFQRANTVQQPQVRSFSFQSSTVSYGGANGTYYTSSKTRRSGSDGLTFEESKEANSATGEASHRVSRGIHNKGHSLSRKLNSDGRVDTMQTLHNLNENELDGFEETWKGKARNQLPGLYGGFNLQGSGSSVHNGANRGGWALPLTESAHHSGNLGPGVSNAAGPSHPMHSQRPKTDAGNVRSSSKGTTASNMERAKKR, from the exons ATGCAGGGAGGCAGAGACCCCTTTTCCAATTTTGGTAATCCTTTTGGTAGTTTTGGTGGTTTTGGTGGATTTGGAGGTCAGAGGAGTTTATTACCTGGCTTTTTTGGAGGCAGAGACCCGTTTGATGATCCTTTCTTCACAAACCCATTTGGAGGCATGTTTGGATCGAGCCCTTTTGGTCCTCGCGGAGGTCCATTCATGGACTCGCACGTGACTGGATTTCTGGAACAACAGCCTTCTGTCCCTTTCCAACAGTTTTCTGTCCCTTTCCAACAGCCTTCTGTCCCCTTCCAACAACCTTCTGTCCCCTTCCAGCAGCCTAGGTCTAGGGGTCCTGTTATTGAGGAGTTGGACTCTGATGATGAGAAAGAGGAAAATGATATTCTGAAAGAGAAGAAACAGAACACGAGAAAGCATGCTAGGTCAAGAACTGAGCCTTTTATTGAATATCCAGATGATGAAGCAGGAG AGAGGAGGAGTAAACAAATGGTATTCCAGAGAGCAAATACTGTTCAACAGCCTCAAGTTCGTAGCTTTAGCTTTCAGAGTTCCACCGTGTCCTATGGTGGTGCAAATGGCACCTATTACACTTCTTCCAAAACCAGGAGGAGCGGAAGTGATGGA CTGACTTTCGAGGAAAGTAAAGAAGCCAATTCCGCTACTGGGGAAGCAAGTCACAGGGTTTCAAGGGGAATACATAATAAG GGTCATTCTTTGTCGCGGAAACTCAATTCAGATGGCAGGGTGGACACCATGCAGACATTGCACAACCTTAATGAAA ATGAACTTGATGGATTTGAAGAAACCTGGAAAGGAAAAGCTAGAAATCAGCTACCTGGCCTGTATGGTGGGTTTAATTTACAAG GGTCTGGTAGCAGTGTCCATAATGGTGCAAATAGGGGTGGATGGGCACTTCCTTTGACGGAGAGCGCACATCATTCAGGGAACCTCGGACCAGGTGTAAGTAATGCTGCTGGCCCTTCCCATCCAATGCATTCACAGAGGCCAAAAACAGATGCTGGGAATGTGAGGAGTTCTTCAAAGGGCACCACTGCTAGTAATATGGAGCGAGCTAAGAAACGTTGA
- the LOC125878422 gene encoding uncharacterized protein LOC125878422 isoform X1 translates to MQGGRDPFSNFGNPFGSFGGFGGFGGQRSLLPGFFGGRDPFDDPFFTNPFGGMFGSSPFGPRGGPFMDSHVTGFLEQQPSVPFQQFSVPFQQPSVPFQQPSVPFQQPRSRGPVIEELDSDDEKEENDILKEKKQNTRKHARSRTEPFIEYPDDEAGAERRSKQMVFQRANTVQQPQVRSFSFQSSTVSYGGANGTYYTSSKTRRSGSDGLTFEESKEANSATGEASHRVSRGIHNKGHSLSRKLNSDGRVDTMQTLHNLNENELDGFEETWKGKARNQLPGLYGGFNLQGSGSSVHNGANRGGWALPLTESAHHSGNLGPGVSNAAGPSHPMHSQRPKTDAGNVRSSSKGTTASNMERAKKR, encoded by the exons ATGCAGGGAGGCAGAGACCCCTTTTCCAATTTTGGTAATCCTTTTGGTAGTTTTGGTGGTTTTGGTGGATTTGGAGGTCAGAGGAGTTTATTACCTGGCTTTTTTGGAGGCAGAGACCCGTTTGATGATCCTTTCTTCACAAACCCATTTGGAGGCATGTTTGGATCGAGCCCTTTTGGTCCTCGCGGAGGTCCATTCATGGACTCGCACGTGACTGGATTTCTGGAACAACAGCCTTCTGTCCCTTTCCAACAGTTTTCTGTCCCTTTCCAACAGCCTTCTGTCCCCTTCCAACAACCTTCTGTCCCCTTCCAGCAGCCTAGGTCTAGGGGTCCTGTTATTGAGGAGTTGGACTCTGATGATGAGAAAGAGGAAAATGATATTCTGAAAGAGAAGAAACAGAACACGAGAAAGCATGCTAGGTCAAGAACTGAGCCTTTTATTGAATATCCAGATGATGAAGCAGGAG CAGAGAGGAGGAGTAAACAAATGGTATTCCAGAGAGCAAATACTGTTCAACAGCCTCAAGTTCGTAGCTTTAGCTTTCAGAGTTCCACCGTGTCCTATGGTGGTGCAAATGGCACCTATTACACTTCTTCCAAAACCAGGAGGAGCGGAAGTGATGGA CTGACTTTCGAGGAAAGTAAAGAAGCCAATTCCGCTACTGGGGAAGCAAGTCACAGGGTTTCAAGGGGAATACATAATAAG GGTCATTCTTTGTCGCGGAAACTCAATTCAGATGGCAGGGTGGACACCATGCAGACATTGCACAACCTTAATGAAA ATGAACTTGATGGATTTGAAGAAACCTGGAAAGGAAAAGCTAGAAATCAGCTACCTGGCCTGTATGGTGGGTTTAATTTACAAG GGTCTGGTAGCAGTGTCCATAATGGTGCAAATAGGGGTGGATGGGCACTTCCTTTGACGGAGAGCGCACATCATTCAGGGAACCTCGGACCAGGTGTAAGTAATGCTGCTGGCCCTTCCCATCCAATGCATTCACAGAGGCCAAAAACAGATGCTGGGAATGTGAGGAGTTCTTCAAAGGGCACCACTGCTAGTAATATGGAGCGAGCTAAGAAACGTTGA